The Mytilus galloprovincialis chromosome 4, xbMytGall1.hap1.1, whole genome shotgun sequence genome contains a region encoding:
- the LOC143070586 gene encoding uncharacterized protein LOC143070586, whose amino-acid sequence MAESRRESLLFYKYLCNKIGTKVDVRTRRLSFIICDMHNHPYKRSMLKLFPQISSGSKAEGLDLSGSDVDIMLIDNRFEVYESERKVVQGRKVVLIMDTEDTPHCFSKLRLLTDYNCAYDISGRFKRFLHFEGSKCLLSSELYKMHNLNIIRQDAPKFDTIHGPCISDPNERYDFAHCLKCAKWISQAQPWIHRPRVAWPNAYSIEKIIKCGVLFVPIGSKGSSIENLQWRISFSVAEKILIFSFNHTQLLCYALLKIFLKEIIDKHEDLKGLICSYFLKTLMFWISEEYHSSFWTPCKIIFCYKTCLRRLLYCIKYSTLLHFFIPDNNLLYLRLNEQKKATLMKLIRDAYNQDIKCFASSKTLNDYQNYITGKCNRFVSIEGEILKIFSNGQALLNHGNVFCLLKSFLYHSRSSLSRDIFTLFLSHANSRESQRSRIHSKHNVLQYFTHRRIISQLLISVHSDAASGWLMLATFFYNHKKYMESILIIDYILSKCTDEKIEAPKGVWLGFNRNQQLMLKSIKHENLITVLKAFTIQEVRFCDNSQILPIELQPVLMPDINLCIHPKPFAQILRFLCFYHLHDLTPCRHIVYQLNQIVKDNKLFQYCRVGNTLQLNYSQESRHFSFFDMCYIVLN is encoded by the coding sequence ATGGCAGAGAGCAGAAGAGAATCATTGCTGTTTTACAAATACTTATGTAACAAAATTGGAACAAAAGTTGATGTTCGGACTAGACGGTTGAGTTTTATCATTTGCGATATGCACAATCATCCATATAAACGAAGTATGTTAAAACTTTTCCCCCAAATAAGCAGCGGAAGTAAGGCAGAAGGGCTGGATTTGAGTGGAAGTGATGTGGACATTATGTTAATTGATAATCGTTTTGAAGTTTACGAATCCGAAAGAAAAGTTGTGCAAGGCCGGAAGGTAGTCCTGATAATGGACACAGAAGATACACCACATTGTTTTTCAAAACTGCGTTTACTTACAGATTATAACTGTGCATACGATATCAGTGGAAGATTTAAACGTTTCTTACATTTTGAAGGATCCAAGTGCTTGTTATCAAGTGAACTGTACAAAATgcataatttaaatataataaggCAAGACGCCCCAAAATTTGATACTATTCATGGTCCTTGTATATCAGATCCTAATGAAAGGTATGATTTTGCACATTGTTTAAAATGTGCCAAGTGGATATCGCAGGCACAACCCTGGATTCATAGACCACGCGTAGCATGGCCTAACGCTTACAGCattgaaaaaataatcaaatgtgGTGTTTTGTTTGTTCCAATTGGCTCTAAAGGATCTAGCATTGAAAACCTACAATGGCGAATATCATTTTCCGTAGCAGAAAAAATACTTATCTTTTCATTCAACCACACCCAACTTTTATGCTATGCTCTGTTGAAGATCTTTCTAAAAGAAATTATAGATAAACACGAAGATTTAAAAGGTTTAATATGTTCCTATTTCTTGAAAACACTAATGTTTTGGATATCAGAAGAATATCATTCATCTTTCTGGACACCATGCAAAATAATATTCTGCTACAAGACGTGCTTACGAAGACTCTTATACTGCATCAAATATTCAACATTACTTCATTTTTTCATACCTGACAATAATTTGTTATATCTACGGTTGAATGAACAAAAGAAGGCAACCTTAATGAAGCTTATTAGAGATGCATATAACCAAGATATCAAATGTTTCGcgtcatcaaaaactttaaatgattatcaaaattATATCACCGGAAAATGTAATAGATTCGTCAGCATTGAAGGGGAAATTCTGAAAATCTTTTCAAATGGCCAAGCTTTATTAAATCACGGAAATGTATTCTGTCTGTTAAAATCTTTCCTGTACCATTCCAGGAGTTCCTTATCGAGGGATATTTTCACTTTGTTCCTATCACATGCGAACAGCCGTGAATCACAGCGCTCACGAATTCACAGCAAACATAATGTCCTACAATATTTTACACACAGACGTATCATAAGTCAATTATTGATAAGCGTGCATTCAGATGCTGCATCTGGGTGGCTGATGTTAGCCACTTTCTTCTACAACCATAAAAAATACATGGAGTCGATCTTGATAATAGACTATATTTTATCGAAATGCACCGATGAAAAAATAGAAGCTCCAAAGGGTGTGTGGCTCGGTTTTAATCGGAACCAACAGTTAATGCTCAAATCGATAAAACACGAAAATCTTATAACTGTTCTGAAGGCTTTTACAATCCAGGAAGTGAGATTTTGTGACAATTCACAAATACTTCCAATTGAACTGCAACCAGTTTTAATGCCTGATATAAATCTATGTATTCATCCGAAACCATTTGCACAAATCCTGAGGTTTTTATGCTTTTACCATTTACATGACCTAACACCCTGCAGACATATTGTGTATCAGTTAAACCAGATAGTTAAAGATAACAAATTATTTCAGTACTGTCGTGTTGGCAATACGTTGCAACTTAACTATTCTCAAGAAAGtagacatttttctttttttgacatGTGTTATATtgtgttaaattaa